A window of Gossypium raimondii isolate GPD5lz chromosome 7, ASM2569854v1, whole genome shotgun sequence genomic DNA:
attttcaaggcatctaaatttttaattttttaaggagGCCtcacattatttaatatttattaaatttagtctcTTCTTTATGGTTTGGTTTcccacttttcttttctttaccgcgctcttttccattattttcctttctttaattttcccttcctttccttttattattagttaTCGGTTAGGGTAGAAAACCGACGTACTGCAAAAGCAGAAGATGTATCTGCGTAAAGCTGCCGTTAGTTTGCTAAGGAGAGTTCGCCTCCCTTCCCACTCCATCTTCACTTCTGTTTCTCCTCCAACAACTTCAATGGCTATCGCCACTCCGTTGCCGTTCTCTCTTTCCAGtatgtttctcaatttttaaatttttgtgatcatttttgttaatttcGCTATTTTTCCTGAATTCACTTTCGATTCAGTGACGCTACACTGAATCTGGTCAAGCCCGtattatccttttaaatttgagaGAGTTCCAATTCTTAGAttagaattctaattatttGGATTATTCCCCaaattgttcttcatttttttgtttattatgtACCAGTGTTTGTTACTTCTGCTATTTACTTGCTTTAggaaccaaaaagaaaaaaaaaaaagtgaatttgggtacaaaagcaaacaaatttagaaaatgtaaaacttttTGGCAACAAAATGCTTGAGTCTACTTTTGATAGTAGAAATAGTGTTGCCTTTTAGCCATGTTCATGTTTGTTGACTTCCCTCGGAAAAAACGAAGAGGAAAGAGTGAAACGAGTAGCATAAGTTACAAGTTAACTCTGTCTGTAATGGTCTTTCATGTTTAGCTGTTATATTATCTAGTTCTTCCTGATATCATCGATTTTGATATTATTGCAGGAAAAATCCAATTCCCCAATCAATTTGGTAATGGAAGTTCATGGAGTACGACTTATGCTGATCCTCCTATATGGACTATACTATCTATTCAAGCTGGTATAACTTCTCACTTTCTCTCTCATCAAATTTTCCTTCTTACCTACTATACTAGTCTTTATCTCTGCACTgtaacttttttcttttgtcatttCTACTGAAGTTCTTGTACTCCTCCTCAATCACACCCTCAAACATTTAAAAAGGACTcagtttttcttctttctttttttcaatggGGTTCTCGGTTGATAAGCTACAATATTGCTGCCTTCTATTGACTTGTTGCATTAGATCATATAGGGAGTATTTCTATGTTCTGTAAATCCTCTTATTCCCTTTTGGATATCTgggtatcattttaatatgattcCTGAAAATTCAAGCACTTCCTTAATGAACTTTTGGGTTAGAAATAGAACTGCAGAAAAGTTTAATGTTTTCTCCCTTTCTTATCAaagtgttttgatttttttggtcTTTCACAATTCAAAATGTTGTTGAATTTCTTTGTAGCATATGTAGAATTTTTTGGTGTTTCTATCTAGAATTTCTTAACCTATATTGTTGTCTGCCCTCCTCTTTCtcatatgtataatatatttgagaaAAATGGTTTTTACTGTTTTCTATTGAAGAGTATTTGTTTCGAATTATGCACTGGATAGATATGCAAACAAAGAATATTGGCATCTTGATATCACGTTTTAACCTTCTTGTTCTTTGAGTTGATCAAAGATTTGTctaatgtattaaatttttttcaggAAATTGTAGTTTGCATTGATTTTTGCTGGAGATGGTTTCCATATCTGATTCTGGTTTCTATTTGGTTATGGCTACCAAATTTGGTGCCCATACTATTGTCCCCCCCCCCcaacccaaatttaaaatcttgaagATGAATTGAGAGGGGAAGAATAAAAATAGTTCAAGgggccaaaaaaaaaaaaatccttgtCATCTTCAGACTTTCCAAATTTTGTGAAAATGCCATGTCAGTTTGTTCAAAGACACAATAATGAAGTCAATGACCATGTCAGCAATGCCAATTATGATAATTTGACATCGTTAGCAATTGAGtggattaacaaataatttaagtaaGAAGACatgatttaatatgaattattgtTGAGGCACTAAAAGTGTCACTTTGATCAAGTACTGAGACTAGTTGTTCATTTGGCATTGGCCAAACTGAAATACATAGATAAAACACTCAATTAACCTACAAATCCAGGTTCCTCTATCAACATCTTAAAGATCATTACGAAAATCTTAAAATCCTCAAAAATTTCTTGAGTTCTTGCTACCCATAGATCATACAAGTCATGACCCTTGGGCTTGTCCATTCATCAATAGACCTTCATCCTAAGTCTGTATTAAGCCAgaactcaaatcatgtaaataaaaccaaaattaagcatattttaaaaacaaattgttGAAAGCTCAAATCTTAGCTTGGTTGTGCTGGTAAAATAAGATGAAGGGGATCAGCTGGAAATGGGAAAAAAAGGGGTATAAAATAAATGGGAGTGAGACAAAGAAAGATAGGAGGAATGTCACTGAATAGATGTCAGTGGTTTGCAGTGACTGCTGGGTGCTTGAAGAGAATGAGAGTAATTGCAAAGAAAGACAACAAATGCAGAGAACTTTTAGAACTTGAAGCCAACCATGCAGACACTTAGAGATACATATATTGTGCAAATCAAAGCAATAAATGTAAAGCAAAATGTTGCTAAAATTAACTGAAATTCCTTTTCCCATCAAATGATTTAATTGCTTTTCTTAGATCAGTATTTAGCTTCAATTATTGACCATTTAAGATATATTAGTTCATACTAATGTCTcattttttccatgtattttcggtttaaaattgcatGTTCCTATTCTTGAAAAAAGGCAATGAAGCTTGCATGCTGCTGTGCTTTTTCTGTACGCTATCCATGATTCATTTTTTTGGTATTCATCTTCATTGCTGAAACCATGATCCTTGCATCCTTCTTGATCAAAGGTACCGTTATCCTTTCTTAAGTAATAGAGCTTTTGAGCTGaactaaaacaagaaaaaacacATTGAATCCTTTAAGGTATAGCTAAACATCCAAACAAAATGCCTTAGCTTTTTAAAAGTTacttttaaatctatttaaaagTTACTTTTAAATCTatctcaaatattttctttgatcGGTTATCGTCTTACAATTGATTACTGCTTATACAATTCTTGTTGATGGCTCTGTTTTCTTTGCAGCTATAATTTTGGGGATAAATGTCCACCCCGTTTTTGCTGACGATGGCTCAAATCAAACAAATACAGAGAGTGATATCCAAGGCGCTAACATTTCTGGATTACGTAAAATTGAGGATGGCTCTGTTATATCCAATGTACACACATCTAAGTGGAGAATTTTTACAGATAATGGGAGGGATTATTTTCTGCAGGCAAGCATTTTTTGCTCTACTTTTTATCTCTCTGTTTTAGTTTCTGACTTGCTCTCTctccctcttccttttataaATAATAGGGAAAACTAGAGGAAGCAGAAAAGTTCTTCCTTTCTGCAATCCAGGAAGCTAAAGAAGGATTTGGGGAGAGAGATCCCCATGTTGCATCTGCATGCAACAATTTGGTGAGTCTACTTCTCAACTGCCTTTGGCTATAATCATGGTAGATGCAACATACATACTCCAAAAACTATCTATTTGTATCTTATCTTATGATTGAAGCACCCTAATGTTTCCAACACTTTCAAGTACATATCTAATActgcacaaattaaaaaaatatatatatctttgaTACTTTAAGTACACTTATTCATAGCTATTATTTATGGTATGCAAAATATATCTACTTGTTTGTATAATTTGATATTGAGGTTTTGGTGGCATTTCTATTGTTTAGGACATTGAATGATTTTAAAACTTGCTTCTAGGTGAGAAAGGTTTGAAATATCTCTAAGGCTTAATGCATTTTTTAATTTCCGAATTAGACACTTTTTTCTAATGTAGtagctttgattttttttgtctaatgCGGTACCTGTATTTGgcaaaagttatacattttagtACCTAAAAGTTAGACTTGATAATGGGCTGGGCCATTGCAAAACTTTAGGCCCGTTTTCTAGGCCCAGGCCCAGCttgaaaatgggcctaaaattttgtccaagcttGGTCCGACTGAAAAATGCTAAACCTGAGCCCagcccgtattaattttttatatattatttttatataaaataaatttaaaaaatataatacatcaaatacactaaaaacattaaaataaatgtttcccaacaaattgaaaatacattaaaaaaaaaagtctttatacttaaataacattaaggtaattgcaacttagcaagcaaatgcctctTGCAATTACCTCTAacatagtagcaaaattaataataaaataagagttatataatatccaaacaataacaacaaaatagtaacaatcTGATAGGAAAATGGAAGCAAAACAACATCAATGGCGACAAACAACAGCAAAACAGCAGTGAGGAAAACATTTGGGCAAAtttgggccgggccgagccAAAAAATTTTACTTGAGGTTCGACCCATTTAGAAAACAGGCTTTATTTTCTTGTCCAAGCtcattttttgggcctatacTTTTACCtaaaccctcccactttttAGGCGGACCTTCGGGCTTAAGTGGTGGCCCGGCCAATGATTAGGTCTACtaaaagtaataattttaatttttagtgtttaattcgaGTTTTAGGGTTactttgatgaaaatttataattaattaataatattagcaattaactttcattgaatcaaccctaaaacctaaaaatcacaTTAATCAAactatatttaacaaattaaaaaatattaaaaaaattcacaattaacaaaaaatttattctattaacaaaacCATGAAAGTTTGaacctaataatattagcaattaactttcatcaaattaaccttaaaactcgaattaaacactaaaaagtaTATCTATTTCTACACTGGACAAGAAAAAAACACTAGTTTTGGCCACATTCTAACCATTATCTTGCACCAAAATGTATATCTTTAGCCAAATTAATATAGGTACCACATTGGACAAGGAAAAAACACTAGTTTTGGCTGTTTAGCTTGACAGaatatatatttctacattGGATCTGCTTTCATCAGTTTCATTTGTTCTCTGCTTAGAGTAATTGCTCGAGAATAACACCGATGCCAATGTTGAATTTGGTTTGATATGTAATGTTGTTGTGGCTGGAAGCTTCTGACATAGGTGATCTCTCTCAAGCATGTTGACAtagtcaaatttttttaatacctTGAAAATTTCAATCACTGGTATGTTTATGTGAGCCCCATATCTATTAAACAGTGCGGACCCATCACACTTTTGGGAATGCTTAATAGACCATTGGTTGTCTTATATTTACTCTAGGTATCCACATTGTCCAAATGAAAGTAGTGATGTCAATTCTTTCTTCTCATGAAGTTAAGATAAAAAGCTTCTCTTTTCCTTGCTTTTTTCTTCTCTAAATCTATTTATTTACATTGCAATGTAGCTTCTTCTGTTTAAGAAATTCATTCCCTTGTTCCCTTTACTTTTTTCCCTTTCATCCTTTTTAGGCAGAGCTTTACAGAGTTAAAAAGGCATTTGACAAGGCAGAACCTTTGTATTTAGATGCCATCCGCATATTAGAGGAGGCATTTGGCTCTGAAGATATACGGTAACTAGCGCGTTACTTTTTAAACTTACAGAAGGATCATATGTCATCAGGATTATATCTCAAGTATATTATTTTGtacatttttctttcatataatattttaaatttcatgaagATGGCATGTTCAGATACACTTGCACAGTTAAGTAATTTTCTAGTAATTATTCATGTTTATGTTTCCATGCATTATACATCATCTACCGTACAGAATCTGCTTTGTTTAGTGTTGTAACTGTCAATTCAGGTTAGGATTTGATGTAGAAGAAACTAAGGCTTATGCAGAGTAGGTTTGAAGGAAAAGACTAAGATTTGGGAGTTGCCTTCTTGCTTGGGTTTCAGATCTGGTTTAATTTATATCGAGGAATATGAAGAAAAAAGGAATTAATCAGATAAGAGGAAAACATAAAAGCCAAGATGAGAGATTGAAAATCCTACGCAACTTAGTTTATATAATTCTACATATCTGGAAAACATTAAGTTCTTGTTGAAATTGGACACATGTCAGAGAAGCTTGCAAACTTTTCCAAAGTTCGTCTTTAAGTTGAAACCTGATAAACCAATTCTCAAGTTTAAGATACAAAAACCTGTCACTGCTACTTCTTCAGTGAATGGTGCTAGCAGTATTGTTTAGTACCAGACAGCTGTACCTTGCCTAATTTTCCAACCATTAAGACAAATATGATCGATAAGGAAcctaaaatttagaaaaatcaaaCTAATGGAATAACCCATTGCGACTATCTTGTCCAAAATCTTTGAAACTGTTGAAGGTGTCCAATGGAGATGGTCTTAGTCCAAAcatgagatttatttggaatcgATCTACTTAAGGAAATTAGTGCTGTTTTCCTGACATACTACATTTTCCAGTTTTATTGTTCAAGAAGGTAGATGTACCTGAACACAGATTTTGTATGAGCAGACAGATTTCATTTATGTTAATAATACAGTAGTTTCTTCTACTGTACCAAAATAGTTGTAAATGGGTGCAAGCAACTGCCTTATTAATCTTATTTCTTATTGTTCATTGAACTATTTTATCCATATTAATAAAGTGTAGGAGTTGCCCTGCACAATCTCGGGCAGTTCTATCTTGTCCAGAGAAAGTTGGAGGAGGCTAGGGTGTGCTATGAGGTAAGAGAATATGGTTCATTGACTTGGAAACTTTTTTAATGATCAATATTTCTTCTATCTGTATCAATTTGGATATTGTGGATTTGCATACGTAGTTGTTAATCATATGATCTAGCTGGTGGGTTGTGTCAGGCATGAGAACTGTGAGCATAGACCAAAAAACACGCTATTTATTGTGGCCTCCTTTGTTAACAGCAGCTAATTCAGGGTATTAAGAAACACAGCATTTCTGGGAAAAATTGATATCACAGTTGTTGCAGACTGCAGTTTGCTTCTATCTAGTAAGGAATGTTTTAATTGGAAGACCAGGATCATATTCTAAGAGACAGCTCCTTAGTTATTATTGGATAACTTGGATTGTTTGGTACACTATAAGCATGATGGAATATCGTTTCCCTACTCTGATTACCATGTCAACTAGATGTCAGAGAATTTCAGTATTAGACTTTCTAAACAGCTAGTTgtttcttagttaaattaaaaaaatctagtCCCTTTCTGGTGTCCCTGCTTCATTCTAATGCCAATCAAGAAATTATGTATTCTCCTTTCATTTGGAGATGGGAATGTGTAGTTCAGAATCTCGTCATATTTTAACttgtaattcatataaattccAAAGAACATATTGAAGCATCATGTTTGAGTAgctttctagttttttttttttaaaataattttaaaaattaaaagtatactattattattttttatactctTGTTTAATCACAAAGTACTTAATTCTAAACGGCCTGGCAACAATTTGATAGATTAAAGCTCTTTCTTAAACACGTACAACTGCTAGTTGTTTCATGTCTATCGTATTTTAGTATTAATAACTTGTATATATGTTTGGCATTAAATTTTATGGTGTGCAACGATAGACTTAATTAATTCAACTCAATTGCATTCATCTCCTAAGTCTCTATGTTGATGTTTATCTACCTATTTATTCTTCGATACTTGCAGTTTATGACAACTTCatctaaaatatcttttttttttttttttttgggtttggtAATTCCTTTGACAGAGTGCTTTAAAGGTATGAATCAGATATTCAAGTAGGTATGCCTTTATATACACACGCGTGAGCATGCACACACACATATGCATCACACAGAGACATATACATGCTTAGATATCTTTTTACTGATTTTCACCTTAAATGCATTTTGTGACTCAAATTGAGATTAGATACCTTTTCTCTGTTATACTTTCTTTAGAATGACAGAATTATGCTACAAAATGGTTCAGATAAAGGGACGTGTTCTTGGACGTGGCAGCGCAGATTATGCGGATACAATGTATCACCTTGGAACGGTAATGTTTCAAATATCCATATCATTATGTCACCCTTCTGTTGTTTTATTTTGCTACAGTCTCTTGTACTATTAATTAGTTCTCATCCTTGTGTTCTgcattttttctttataatgtGCATCAGTGATTGGAGGAGATTTACATTTTGTTCATCAATCCACTTCAAGAATGattagaatttcaaatttttaagcTGTCTTTGGATGAGGGATTCCTTTAGTagaaataatatcaaatttaaatcttGGCAAATTAAAAGTTGCCTaacttataatttcatattcCATATTgtacatttttctctttttttctctcccTAACTTCGTTATTTTTCCCCCCCTCATCAAATTCCAGTACTTCAAATTTCATTCTAAGCATAGAATATATTACACCGGAGTTCTTTAGATTTACCTCTAACTACTCTCTAGTTAAATTGTTTAGAGATTCTACATCTGCTCCGATGATGGAATATGAGCATTTATCATAAACCCAATATGGGTGTGATTAGTTTTGCTTGCAAAACAGAGGCAATAATCAACCTCTTGGTTTTTTTATCCAACGTTTCTCGTTCTTTATCATGAACTGCAAAAACCTTTAATGTAAGATTTCACCACAAAAGTAGTTGATTTGAATGCTTAGATTTCTTTGGTCAATTTAAATGAGTATTGAAGAAAGAAACTGAAAAGAATTTGGGTTTGctgaaagaaattttttttcttgagtaCTTCATTTGAAGTGAAAAATAGGACAACTTGTGAGCAagattttttgtttcttaaagATTCACCAATTTCATCTTGACTAGTGAGTGGAACAAACATTTgtggatttgggttttaaaaccTTAGTTTTAAGATTCattagcctttttttttttaattagagagtaatttaaattgatgcagtcatgcatgcatgcatgcatgcatgcctATTGAAGGTTCGAGTTTTTAGCAA
This region includes:
- the LOC105788704 gene encoding uncharacterized protein LOC105788704 isoform X5, producing the protein MYLRKAAVSLLRRVRLPSHSIFTSVSPPTTSMAIATPLPFSLSRKIQFPNQFGNGSSWSTTYADPPIWTILSIQAAIILGINVHPVFADDGSNQTNTESDIQGANISGLRKIEDGSVISNVHTSKWRIFTDNGRDYFLQGKLEEAEKFFLSAIQEAKEGFGERDPHVASACNNLAELYRVKKAFDKAEPLYLDAIRILEEAFGSEDIRVGVALHNLGQFYLVQRKLEEARVCYESALKIKGRVLGRGSADYADTMYHLGTVLFLQGRLNDSEVVIQDSIRVLEESGQGESMACIRRLRYLAQIYIKSNRISEAENIERKVLHIMELSKGWNSLDTVVAAEGLGLTLQSSGSLKEAQELLERCLDARKTLLPEDHIQIGANMLHIARVVMLNYNQLRGMHVSDAIAELDKAKGLLNNAIRIARKVISKSKTQNKKQGYGVSGETRRDGYAAVIILLQSLNELGLLEINRLELQESGVSIVTFWFSAFGSGKVVIHS
- the LOC105788704 gene encoding uncharacterized protein LOC105788704 isoform X4 gives rise to the protein MYLRKAAVSLLRRVRLPSHSIFTSVSPPTTSMAIATPLPFSLSRKIQFPNQFGNGSSWSTTYADPPIWTILSIQAAIILGINVHPVFADDGSNQTNTESDIQGANISGLRKIEDGSVISNVHTSKWRIFTDNGRDYFLQGKLEEAEKFFLSAIQEAKEGFGERDPHVASACNNLAELYRVKKAFDKAEPLYLDAIRILEEAFGSEDIRVGVALHNLGQFYLVQRKLEEARVCYESALKIKGRVLGRGSADYADTMYHLGTIYIKSNRISEAENIERKVLHIMELSKGWNSLDTVVAAEGLGLTLQSSGSLKEAQELLERCLDARKTLLPEDHIQIGANMLHIARVVMLNYNQLRGMHVSDAIAELDKAKGLLNNAIRIARKVISKSKTQNKKQGYGVSGETRRDGYAAVIILLQSLNELGLLEINRLELQESGAKLSSTPEVKNAHFECISAYKELAAERLIGDLRQVKAEYLSCLKHLSSLLDAEGTTEYRGTTLQELKGDIKRVEDDISQSRRHKS